A segment of the Gossypium hirsutum isolate 1008001.06 chromosome D10, Gossypium_hirsutum_v2.1, whole genome shotgun sequence genome:
GAGGCTAATGCTTATATGATTCGCTTTACAGACTACATGCTCCTAGGGATAACTCTTCTGTAAGTACTATTAGTTGAATAGCTTTATGATGTATTAATCTATAAAATCTGGGTGTCATATTATGAGTTCCATTGCTATGTTAATCTATGTACTAACAATATTATGAAGTAAGGCAATTTTGTGTACATTACATTGGGATGCAAGCTGAATTCCCTTTAATCAGCTTCaaccatacatacatatacatatatatatatatatgaagttaAGAACGTAAGTGCTGTTAAATGGTACATTACTCAGATTGGTAATATAATGGTGCCGAATGTTCTAAAATTTAACAAGCATTACTGGTAATATATTAATGAAGATAAAGATAAAAGTTTTCTCGGGAAAACAAGTGTTATCCTTCATTTATCTTGATGATTCTCTAACGCCGCCAATTTCCCCCCTAAGTTTAcagcaagaagaagaagaaaaagaagacaaACAGCAACGTTAAGCCATTTAATTTCATCCcaggttaattttttttgtaaattaaacaTTTTTTGTATACATTTTGTtacctatttattttatgtttttgaagtttccATTGCCATTTCTACCTTTCCAAAATGGTGTCTTTTTACTTGTTTTTTACTGGGTTATTGACATTTGTTCCATAGaataaatttctttgattttagggttctatatgtattttttttatttatgaatttgaaCTTGAGTTATCCATAAAAATTCTACCTTTAATCTCAATATATTTATAGTCTATAAGTTTTGACTTTTCTTCCAACAATATATCTCCAAAATTCTAACTTAACCTTTTTAAACTTTGTCATGTCATTATTATTAGAGTTAATTGCACCAAATATCTCCAAACTATGGTCCTTCTTCTAAAATAGTCCTCAAACTCAAAATATTGTAAATTACATTTCCAAATTatcaatattatatcaataatgttCTTCTGTTGCTAAAATCATGAAATGAGACGTCAAATCTTATcagacataatttaaaataaaaaacttaaaaaaataattattgtaaaaatattgatTTCAAGGTTTTCGAAGTTATTACAAAAACTATCATTCATTTTCTCtttcactttatttttaatttttatttttaaaagttgtatcaacaacattttacttttctctaaaaatatcatttttcattAATAGTTTCAATAATAAAAGGATGAgataaatagtttaaaatattttaaagttgggagaataatttaaaataaagatgCAATATTGTTAATCTAGTACTATTTCATAATATCATTTTATCGTTTCAAGTTTTAAAgacaacattttttttttgaaatattttaaagacAACATTTAAAGATTGACTATAATAATATTGTTACATGGAAAAAGAATCCCACGTCAGCTAAATGGCTTACGTCTGACGTGTGCTTAGTGTTATTAAAAAAGTCAAAGGTTGAGAAAGTCTGAGGCGAGTCACACATATCACACGCCATGCACAGGTTTCCTTATTTCGAGgctaaaataccaaaataccatCACATTTCTCGTTAAATTTACCACTTAATCAACGATCCTCTAAAAATGATGTAAGGACATATTAGAAATtttaatcacaataatatcaCCAAATCTGAAAAATTACAAATGAGGCAAAAAAAATACGAGTAATATTTAGCCATAAAATGTATATATTCATTCCCTCTAAACCAGGTGGTTAAGCCTCACAATCCAACGTAACTGTAAACCTTTCTTGGCAGCCATGAAATCAGTTCTAAAATCCCTTGCAAACTCAATCTTCCTTGTTCTTTCCATCATCTTTTCATCTTCTACTCCACTTGTATTGGCTCAATGTGAAGCAGAGACCAAGACTAATGGATGCCATAACTACAGAGAATCCATGAAGCTAAAAATCATTGCCATTGTCGCAATTTTACTATCCAGCATGATTGGCGTGTGTCTGCCATTGTTTTCTGGTCAGGTTCCGTCACTTAAACCCGACAGGGACTTGTTCACCATTGTCAAGGCATTTTCCTCCGGTGTTATTCTAGCGACTGGGTACATGCACGTGCTACCGGATTCTTTTAACGACCTTATGTCCGGGTGTTTGCCTGAAAACCCATGGAGGAAGTTCCCTTTCACAACCTTCGTCGCAATGCTGTCGGCTGTGTTGACCCTTATGGTGGATTCATTTGCAATGAGTGTATACAAGAAACGTTGCGGTAAAGCTCTAATGGCGGATGCTAACAATGGTGGTGGATTGGAAAATACGAACGTTGTACAAATCGATAATTTTGAACACGGCCATAGCCATTCACTTGAGATGAATGACGACGTATCATCACAATTGTTAAGGCATCGAGTTATTGCTCAGGTATATATACATGTTTGAATCCTCAAATTCGATGGTTTTGCTTTTCAAGTCTTTACATTATATATTTCCTAAATGTAGGTATTAGAGTTGGGAATTGTAGTTCATTCAGTGGTGATTGGCCTTGCCATGGGAGCCTCTGGCAACCAATGCACCATTCGATCACTCATTTCTGCCCTTTGCTTCCATCAAATGTTTGAGGGGATGGGACTTGGTGGATGCATACTGCAGGTAACCCCCAACATTGCACTATTTTCTCATTCAAACATCCATTTAGTGTACAATATTGATTAACATTATGTTTGATATGTGCAGGCTGAATATGAGATAAAAATGAAAGCAATCATGGTATTCTTCTTTTCAGCCACAACGCCACTTGGAATAGTTCTGGGAATTGGTTTGTCCAAGGTTTACAGTGAGACGAGTCCAACTTCACTTATGGTGGTGGGACTACTTAATGCTTGCTCAGCAGGGTTGCTGAATTACATGGCACTGGTTGATCTCCTTGCAGCTGATTTTCTGGGCCCTAAGCTTCAAACAAATATGAAGCTCCAGGCTTGGTCATATGTTGCAGTTTTACTTGGTGCTGGATTTATGTCTTTGATGGTAAAATGGGCTTAGTCATGTCAACATATACATGTCTTTTTGTagttttttaatcttattcttcttcttcttctttttttttgtttcaacaGATGAGTTTATAGTGAATCAACACTTATTCaatcaattataaaatttaggCAAAGAATTTAGGCAACAAGGCTTGAACATTGATCTTTAAGATCGTTTACTCCATATTGCAGGGCTCATCACAAAGTATATATATCAGAAAAGTATGCAAACTTCAATTTTGTGtcaatatcattataatttaaactGTTTAATGTTACATCAGATGTAGATGTCTTTAAGCCAATGCTTATAGCCACAAAGTCTCTTTGGTGCAAGCTATAAGTACAGAGTTATGctataaataaacaattaaataatttgtatttaaaatatcaaatactAAAAACCAATAAATAAGATTAGAAAACCAAAAATCGGATAAAGAATCAAATTTTTCTAGATGTTGGGGCTTGTTTTACACAGTTTGCTTAAGATAGATTTGTCTACTCTTACTGTACTTGGTGAAATGTTGGGAGACTGTCTAATAGGATACAACAAAACAATGATCGAAATAATAGCATCTCTACAGAGACCAATGAACAACCTTGCCTTTTTCTATCACCAGAACATTGGAAAAtatagagagaaaaagagaagaattttCGAGAGCAAAATAAACTTGGTTTTAGAGAGTTTTTTAGtgtaaaaaaatttgaagaattCTTAAGCATTCAAGATGGAGGAATTTTGAAAATATCCATAATTAAATATACAAAATCTGTATTAAATGAGCaattaaatcataatatatgtcctttttaaattagattttatatatatttgttgagaaaaataaattttgtgttGGGCTTAAAATATCCACAGGCCCAATTGACTGGTCTAGACATTTCACATCGCCCATGTAGTGCGAGTGCGCTTCAACCCCGATGGGTTCGGATCTACACCCCCCTCGCGTGGGACAAAGTTTCAAACTTAGTCATTCAATTATCCTTCAAGTGGGTTctcatatataaacacatctcacATTTGGTATTTAATCAATGTGAgatctaagcttttcttttcctcaacaaatattcacaagtaACTTACTTTGAGCATTAATTTCTCgctcatcactcaaccattttgagcatacgATATACTATTGTAAAGGtatcatggagtagaatataaaatcataattttatgattcaattcTCCACTTATACCAATTGAGAATATGCTTCAAAGTTTCTAAAAGTTACaattttttcaacattttatacATCTACTTTAAAGGTATAATCAAGCCCAGCAGAGCCCGAATAATGACAAGCTTGAACTTGACTCAAACATCACTTTTTAAGCTCAATCTTGATTCAAAACATAATTGAGCTGATTAAGCTcgtttatcaatttttataatcaaaCTCATTTATAATTAAGCTCTTTTTATATATCaaggataaaaatgtaattttataaataaaaaatatttaaatggaaTGCTTAATTAGGTTTGTGGGCTACTTGAATCAAGTATTACAATATTTAAATTCAGCTTAATCAATAGCTCTAGCTCTACTcaataatttttgataaaattttaagattttttgaaTCCAATTAGAATAGCTTGCAAATATAATGTATCATTGTACTCTTAATTTTAAGTTTacatttttaattcttaaaataatattaaaaagttCTTTCTTTCTAAAAAGAAACACCCAATCAATTGAAGGCTTTTTAGAAAGTGGTGGCAAAGTGCATCCTTTACTTTAAGTCTCACTATATCTAAAAAGAAATTAATGCGAACTGTAGAAAGTGGTAGGAATGTGCATCATTATTGCTTTAAAAGAGTACAATGATATAGTGagaattaaattttcataatttggaAGAGTTAacgtgtaattttttttattttaaaattttaaaattttttaaagagttcaaataataattttttattttaagagagCCGGGCTCCTGTCAACTCCTGGATTCGCCTCCGTAATTTTCAAAATTcagttaaattatgttattttgaataaaaagttAATTGATAAAGAAATTCTTTTAGTTtcgaaaattcaattttttttgttttaaaaaaatattaaaatttaaaaattaaaagattaaagtaataaaatttctCCCAATATCAATGACTTTTTGATACATGCACGAATGAAGTGAAATTTATTAGATTCCAATCATCAAAACTGCTAATTTTCAGGCTTGGGAAATTAGCAGACTTGcaatgactt
Coding sequences within it:
- the LOC107941481 gene encoding zinc transporter 7, which gives rise to MKSVLKSLANSIFLVLSIIFSSSTPLVLAQCEAETKTNGCHNYRESMKLKIIAIVAILLSSMIGVCLPLFSGQVPSLKPDRDLFTIVKAFSSGVILATGYMHVLPDSFNDLMSGCLPENPWRKFPFTTFVAMLSAVLTLMVDSFAMSVYKKRCGKALMADANNGGGLENTNVVQIDNFEHGHSHSLEMNDDVSSQLLRHRVIAQVLELGIVVHSVVIGLAMGASGNQCTIRSLISALCFHQMFEGMGLGGCILQAEYEIKMKAIMVFFFSATTPLGIVLGIGLSKVYSETSPTSLMVVGLLNACSAGLLNYMALVDLLAADFLGPKLQTNMKLQAWSYVAVLLGAGFMSLMVKWA